The following coding sequences are from one Deltaproteobacteria bacterium window:
- a CDS encoding outer membrane lipoprotein-sorting protein, with product MMLRMVALLLTGLLCIPAFSPAVEMSGRQILEEAGRRQKTRTEQELFEMILVDSQGNQEKREVCRYIKEVEPDIYRTLLVFLSPADVRGTALLLIQHRNEEDEQYLYLPALGNLRRIAKGNQRTYFMGTDFAYEDMRTDDLSMHAYYRLPDEIIDGKPCFVVEAVPNTREAKRDSGYSKRIIWVRQDTFFSPKAEFYDKRGKLLKVLQGSDWEQVTSEVWRPQQGTMENVQRRHKTILKSLERKINIDMPNEMFTTHFILKGKHVKQAKTKK from the coding sequence ATGATGTTGAGAATGGTGGCGCTGCTCCTCACAGGACTCTTGTGTATTCCCGCCTTCAGTCCGGCTGTGGAAATGAGCGGGCGACAGATTCTGGAAGAAGCGGGCCGGCGGCAGAAGACCAGGACGGAACAAGAGCTTTTTGAAATGATACTGGTGGACTCTCAGGGCAACCAGGAAAAGAGAGAGGTCTGCCGTTATATCAAAGAAGTAGAACCGGATATTTATCGGACCCTGCTGGTATTCTTGAGTCCCGCTGATGTTCGTGGTACAGCCCTGTTGCTTATTCAGCACAGGAATGAAGAAGATGAGCAGTACTTATACCTGCCGGCCCTGGGGAATCTGCGGCGGATTGCCAAGGGAAATCAGCGAACCTATTTTATGGGGACTGATTTTGCTTATGAAGACATGCGCACAGATGATTTGAGCATGCACGCCTATTACCGTCTGCCGGATGAGATCATTGACGGCAAACCATGCTTTGTTGTGGAGGCAGTGCCGAATACCAGAGAAGCCAAGAGAGACAGCGGTTACAGTAAACGGATCATCTGGGTTCGGCAGGACACATTTTTTTCTCCAAAAGCCGAGTTTTATGATAAACGCGGCAAGTTACTGAAAGTACTTCAGGGATCAGACTGGGAGCAGGTGACCTCTGAAGTATGGAGGCCCCAACAGGGGACTATGGAAAACGTCCAACGCCGCCACAAGACCATTCTCAAATCTCTCGAAAGAAAGATCAATATAGATATGCCCAATGAAATGTTTACCACCCATTTCATCCTGAAAGGTAAGCACGTAAAACAAGCCAAAACAAAGAAGTAA
- a CDS encoding 4Fe-4S binding protein: MSEQSGNGLRQRGLAWLWLRRFSQVISLCFFLYLFLRYRYQDQNLLQGPLHLFFRLDPLLWLSEIVASWRWTWFFLPALAVLLLTVLLGRFFCAWICPLGALFDGIGTALNARRGRQPGNLSPSYRLIKYLLLLVLIVLAIFGFNWIGIFDPLALFFRSLALAIYPAASYSGERLFDLLFGLSPEKWGDSLDAIYSVLKGPLLAERALSYHLLVFTGLLFIGVLLLELVERRFWCKNLCPLGALFGLFARWRRLRRLPAKLCGDCGECKFLCKMDSFATESGRQNLRECILCMSCQVSCRENRVQYRFKASQPAVPHPDIGRRRIVLAVVSAAVSLPLLKVGSKRAQAQAIRPAGALPESEFLQRCLRCGACMKVCVTNGLQPLLLQGGLDALWTPSLVPRQGYCEFHCTLCGQACPTGAIRALSVAEKQRTVIGKAVTDPSRCIPYARGQNCLVCEEHCPTSPKAIVLRPQKKMNPHGKVVTVKLPVVILDRCIGCGICENKCPVEGLQAGIRVRPLVSMEQRLLEKAQGAGRKA, translated from the coding sequence ATGAGCGAGCAGTCGGGGAACGGCCTGCGCCAGCGTGGGTTGGCGTGGCTGTGGCTTCGCCGTTTCAGCCAGGTAATTTCACTCTGTTTTTTCCTCTATCTTTTTCTTCGCTACCGTTACCAGGATCAAAATCTGTTGCAGGGCCCGCTTCACCTTTTTTTTCGGCTCGATCCCCTTCTCTGGTTATCTGAGATCGTTGCTTCCTGGCGATGGACGTGGTTTTTTCTGCCTGCCCTGGCTGTTTTACTGCTGACAGTTTTGTTGGGCAGATTTTTCTGCGCCTGGATTTGCCCGCTGGGGGCCCTGTTCGATGGCATTGGTACAGCCCTGAATGCACGGCGTGGGAGACAACCTGGCAACCTCTCTCCCTCTTACCGCCTGATCAAATACCTCCTGCTGCTAGTCCTGATTGTACTGGCGATCTTTGGCTTTAACTGGATTGGCATCTTTGATCCTCTGGCACTCTTTTTCCGTTCTCTTGCTCTGGCAATCTATCCAGCTGCTTCCTATTCCGGAGAGCGGCTCTTCGACTTGTTGTTCGGACTCTCCCCGGAAAAATGGGGCGATAGTCTGGATGCCATCTATAGCGTCTTGAAGGGGCCGTTGTTGGCGGAGCGCGCCCTGTCCTATCATTTACTAGTTTTTACTGGCCTGCTCTTCATAGGAGTGTTGCTCCTCGAACTGGTTGAACGCAGATTCTGGTGCAAGAACCTCTGTCCCCTGGGAGCCCTGTTTGGCTTGTTCGCCCGCTGGCGCCGTCTGCGCCGCCTGCCCGCCAAACTCTGCGGGGACTGTGGCGAGTGCAAGTTTCTGTGTAAAATGGATTCATTTGCAACAGAGAGCGGCCGTCAGAATCTCCGAGAGTGTATTCTCTGCATGAGCTGCCAGGTCAGTTGCCGGGAAAATAGGGTGCAATACAGGTTCAAAGCTTCCCAGCCAGCAGTGCCGCATCCCGACATTGGTAGACGGAGGATCGTTCTGGCAGTCGTGAGCGCTGCAGTATCTTTGCCCCTGCTCAAGGTGGGATCTAAGCGGGCGCAGGCACAAGCTATCAGGCCTGCTGGCGCCTTGCCAGAATCTGAGTTTCTGCAGCGCTGCCTTCGCTGCGGTGCCTGCATGAAAGTCTGTGTCACCAACGGCCTGCAGCCGCTCCTATTGCAAGGTGGCCTCGATGCCTTGTGGACACCAAGCCTTGTTCCCCGCCAGGGATACTGTGAGTTTCACTGCACTCTTTGCGGTCAGGCCTGCCCCACAGGGGCCATCAGGGCACTTTCGGTGGCTGAAAAGCAGCGCACTGTGATCGGCAAAGCAGTGACTGATCCGAGTCGGTGCATTCCTTACGCTCGTGGACAGAACTGTCTGGTTTGCGAAGAGCATTGTCCCACCTCGCCCAAGGCGATAGTGCTGAGACCCCAGAAAAAGATGAATCCCCATGGGAAAGTGGTCACAGTGAAGCTGCCAGTGGTGATTCTAGATCGTTGTATCGGCTGCGGTATCTGTGAAAACAAATGCCCTGTTGAAGGATTACAGGCTGGCATCAGGGTGCGCCCCCTGGTCTCTATGGAACAGCGGTTATTGGAAAAGGCGCAAGGCGCAGGGCGCAAGGCATAG
- a CDS encoding DUF362 domain-containing protein, with protein sequence MRRRTFLKRMLATFAMALGLDGSLFQKFFSEFALAAPDLPRVATGTNQDYSRLLTDIMHALGGMERFVKPGQRVVVKPNISWDRRPEFGANTNPLVVKRLVELCLEAGAGEVTVMDRPCNDPRRCYRDSGILDAVRSIGSDRAKIKHLNPRRFVEVKLPRGVSLKQWPFYRDALEADVLIVAAPAKQHGSARLSLSMKNIMGLVGGRRERLHVGGLHQHIADLNTGLRADLSIIDATHMMVANGPSGGSLDDVRVLNRVAASADPVAVDSYAATLFGLQGEDIGYIRYGYQMGFGQIDLNKINLVEV encoded by the coding sequence ATGCGAAGGAGAACTTTTCTCAAGAGAATGCTTGCCACCTTCGCCATGGCTCTTGGTCTGGATGGAAGCCTCTTCCAGAAGTTTTTCTCTGAATTTGCCCTGGCTGCTCCGGATTTGCCTCGGGTGGCAACTGGCACTAACCAGGATTATTCTCGCCTGCTTACCGACATCATGCATGCCCTGGGGGGTATGGAACGATTTGTCAAGCCCGGCCAGCGGGTGGTGGTCAAACCGAATATCAGCTGGGACAGGAGGCCGGAGTTTGGCGCCAATACTAATCCGCTGGTGGTGAAACGGCTGGTGGAGCTCTGTCTCGAAGCTGGAGCCGGAGAGGTAACTGTGATGGATCGTCCTTGCAACGATCCGCGGCGGTGCTATAGGGATAGTGGCATTCTGGATGCAGTTAGAAGTATTGGCAGTGACAGGGCAAAGATCAAACATTTGAATCCCAGGCGCTTTGTGGAAGTGAAGTTACCCCGCGGAGTTTCCCTGAAACAGTGGCCCTTTTACCGGGATGCTCTGGAGGCTGACGTCCTGATTGTCGCTGCCCCTGCAAAGCAGCATGGCAGTGCCCGTTTGAGCTTGAGCATGAAAAACATCATGGGATTGGTGGGCGGACGGCGGGAGCGGTTGCACGTGGGCGGTCTGCATCAGCACATTGCCGATCTGAACACTGGTTTGCGGGCTGATCTGAGCATTATAGATGCCACCCACATGATGGTGGCAAATGGACCTTCGGGGGGCAGCCTGGATGATGTCCGGGTGCTCAACCGGGTAGCGGCCAGTGCTGATCCCGTAGCGGTCGACTCTTATGCAGCCACCCTTTTTGGCCTGCAAGGTGAGGACATCGGTTACATTCGCTACGGATATCAGATGGGTTTTGGCCAGATAGACCTGAACAAAATCAACCTGGTGGAAGTATGA
- a CDS encoding HyaD/HybD family hydrogenase maturation endopeptidase — MFEGKIVILGVGNLLMSDEGVGIHAVQELMRRKLPAEVEVVDGGTSTLDLLPHLHKARRVIIIDVIKAGGEPGDIYRCRPEDLQENQEQPLSLHQVDFAHLMKMAELMGYQIGPAVIYGMEPAVIGWGMELSPIVAAKMPKLLELVLEEVSTHIENTP, encoded by the coding sequence ATGTTTGAAGGCAAAATCGTCATACTTGGTGTTGGCAATCTTCTCATGTCAGACGAGGGTGTGGGCATTCATGCTGTTCAGGAGCTGATGAGGCGCAAGCTCCCAGCAGAGGTGGAGGTAGTGGATGGCGGTACTTCCACGTTAGACCTGCTGCCGCATCTGCACAAGGCGCGCCGGGTAATCATTATAGATGTAATAAAAGCAGGCGGTGAGCCTGGGGACATATACCGCTGTCGGCCTGAAGACCTGCAAGAAAATCAAGAGCAACCCCTGAGTCTACACCAGGTGGATTTTGCTCATCTGATGAAGATGGCGGAATTGATGGGCTATCAAATTGGTCCTGCGGTGATCTACGGCATGGAACCAGCAGTGATCGGTTGGGGCATGGAACTGAGCCCGATTGTAGCAGCGAAGATGCCGAAGCTTCTGGAGCTGGTGCTGGAAGAGGTGAGCACTCATATAGAGAACACCCCATGA
- a CDS encoding nickel-dependent hydrogenase large subunit has protein sequence MASCLTPSGGKKAAPAAAAAGPQKIVVDPVTRIEGHLKVEVTVAGGKVVDAKTTGGMFRGFEIILKGRDPRDASQISQRICGVCPTGHCQASVLALDDAFGVTPPTNGRIIRNLILGANYVQSHILHFYHLAALDYVKGPEIAPFVPRYDGPDVYRLPKAVNDAAVKQYLKALDMRMKAQEALAIFGGRMPHVQGVVVGGTTEKPSADMIVDYVWRMKEIQKFVHETYVPTVYQVAGVYMDLFEVGTGCKNFLSTGVFPLDNEDKTHLLKRGVYTEGKDYPLDPMLIREQVKHSWFENYTNLHPFEGRTVPMYPKSGAYSFIKAPRYNGKPHEVGPLARMWITNPPVSDHAKRFLGVSTSKEVPFRALGDKAFSIMGRHAARAEECALIVDKCIEWAMQLKPGAATYKEAPIPASSKGMGLNEAPRGSVTHWIVIKDKKIDNYQVVSPTLWNAGPRDDKDIPGPIEQALIGAPVPDPKNPVNVVRVVRAFDP, from the coding sequence ATGGCAAGCTGTCTTACTCCGTCGGGCGGCAAGAAAGCTGCGCCAGCTGCAGCGGCTGCCGGGCCCCAAAAGATTGTGGTGGATCCGGTAACCCGCATCGAAGGGCATCTCAAAGTGGAGGTGACGGTGGCGGGCGGCAAAGTAGTCGATGCCAAGACGACCGGCGGTATGTTCAGAGGGTTCGAAATCATACTCAAGGGGAGAGATCCGCGCGATGCCAGCCAGATCAGCCAGCGCATCTGTGGCGTCTGTCCCACCGGTCACTGCCAGGCTTCGGTGCTGGCACTGGATGATGCCTTCGGCGTTACCCCGCCCACCAATGGCCGCATTATCCGCAACCTCATCTTGGGCGCCAACTACGTGCAGTCCCATATCCTTCATTTCTATCATCTGGCTGCTCTCGATTACGTCAAGGGGCCTGAAATCGCCCCCTTCGTGCCACGATACGACGGGCCTGATGTGTATCGTCTGCCTAAAGCCGTTAATGACGCAGCCGTAAAGCAGTACCTGAAGGCGCTGGATATGAGGATGAAGGCTCAGGAGGCCCTGGCCATATTTGGCGGCAGGATGCCTCATGTGCAGGGTGTTGTGGTTGGCGGCACAACAGAGAAGCCTTCGGCAGACATGATCGTTGACTATGTATGGCGCATGAAAGAAATTCAAAAGTTTGTCCACGAAACCTATGTGCCAACCGTGTACCAGGTGGCTGGAGTCTACATGGATCTTTTCGAAGTAGGTACCGGCTGCAAGAATTTCCTTTCCACCGGCGTCTTTCCACTGGACAACGAGGACAAGACTCACCTTCTCAAACGTGGGGTGTACACAGAAGGGAAAGACTACCCATTAGATCCCATGCTTATCAGGGAGCAGGTAAAACATTCCTGGTTTGAAAACTACACCAACCTGCACCCATTTGAAGGTCGCACTGTGCCCATGTACCCCAAGTCGGGCGCTTACTCCTTCATCAAGGCACCTCGGTATAACGGTAAACCGCACGAGGTTGGCCCGCTGGCAAGAATGTGGATCACCAATCCACCGGTGAGCGATCATGCCAAGAGGTTCCTCGGCGTTTCCACCAGCAAAGAGGTGCCATTCCGCGCTCTGGGCGACAAGGCATTCTCCATAATGGGACGCCATGCGGCCAGGGCCGAAGAGTGTGCCCTGATAGTCGACAAGTGCATAGAGTGGGCTATGCAGCTCAAGCCAGGAGCTGCCACTTACAAAGAGGCGCCAATTCCAGCCTCATCGAAGGGCATGGGACTGAACGAAGCGCCCCGGGGTTCGGTGACTCACTGGATCGTTATCAAGGACAAAAAGATAGACAACTATCAAGTGGTTTCACCGACGCTCTGGAACGCTGGCCCCAGGGATGACAAGGACATTCCGGGACCGATTGAGCAGGCCCTTATCGGAGCGCCTGTTCCTGACCCGAAGAATCCGGTGAACGTGGTGAGGGTGGTACGCGCCTTTGACCCGTGA
- a CDS encoding hydrogenase small subunit encodes MSLSRREFIKLCGASAAGVGLSQLAPAPIVEALEKAAAGNPPVVWIMGQGCTGCSVSILNTVHPTIEEVLTKIISMKFHETVMAASGELAIEAMEKTAEEYPGKFYLVVEGSIPTDKDGMYCQVGTYHGNTRTILTEVVELGRKAAAVAAVGTDACYGGIPAARPNPTGAKSVMEIFKEYGIKTPVINIPGCPPNPDWMVGTLAHVLLYGIPELDELGRPLLFYGQLIHDNCPYRGYFEYGVFAKKFGDEGCRYELGCKGPETYADCWKRRWNNGVNWCVQNALCIGCVQPDFWDKYEPIYESLG; translated from the coding sequence ATGAGTCTATCTCGAAGAGAATTTATCAAGCTGTGCGGGGCCTCCGCTGCGGGTGTCGGCCTTTCCCAATTGGCTCCGGCCCCCATTGTAGAGGCTCTGGAGAAAGCGGCTGCCGGCAATCCGCCTGTGGTGTGGATCATGGGACAGGGTTGTACGGGGTGCTCGGTATCCATCCTGAACACGGTGCACCCTACCATCGAAGAGGTGCTCACCAAGATAATCAGTATGAAGTTCCACGAGACTGTCATGGCTGCGTCTGGTGAGTTGGCAATCGAGGCGATGGAAAAGACGGCAGAGGAATATCCTGGCAAATTTTATCTCGTGGTGGAAGGTTCGATTCCCACGGACAAGGATGGCATGTATTGTCAGGTAGGCACGTATCACGGCAATACCCGAACAATTTTGACCGAAGTGGTAGAGCTGGGCAGGAAAGCTGCAGCCGTGGCAGCAGTGGGTACCGACGCATGCTACGGTGGCATTCCAGCGGCAAGACCAAACCCTACTGGCGCCAAGAGCGTCATGGAAATTTTCAAAGAATACGGGATAAAGACGCCGGTCATCAACATTCCCGGTTGCCCGCCTAACCCCGACTGGATGGTGGGGACGCTCGCCCATGTTCTGCTCTACGGAATCCCAGAACTTGATGAACTTGGCCGGCCTCTTCTCTTTTATGGCCAGTTGATTCATGACAATTGCCCTTACCGTGGCTACTTCGAATACGGTGTATTCGCCAAAAAGTTTGGCGACGAAGGATGCCGCTACGAACTCGGCTGCAAGGGGCCGGAAACCTATGCTGACTGCTGGAAGAGGCGTTGGAACAACGGTGTCAACTGGTGCGTCCAGAACGCTTTGTGCATAGGCTGCGTCCAGCCGGATTTCTGGGATAAATACGAGCCTATCTACGAATCTCTTGGATAG
- a CDS encoding LysR family transcriptional regulator — MELKVKWWLEENGGLVLGKGRCMLLEAIDRKGSLREAARVCRISYRAAWGKLRASEQRLGEPLVEIKPGKRGMELTPQARKLLDVFHAVAVEIEKTTAEIQKKNLNPG; from the coding sequence ATGGAGCTCAAGGTAAAGTGGTGGCTCGAGGAAAATGGCGGTCTTGTACTCGGCAAAGGTCGCTGTATGCTGTTGGAAGCAATTGATCGCAAGGGATCCCTGCGAGAGGCAGCAAGAGTCTGCCGCATATCCTACAGGGCGGCCTGGGGCAAGCTGCGAGCTTCTGAACAGCGGCTGGGTGAGCCCCTGGTAGAAATCAAACCCGGGAAACGAGGCATGGAGCTAACTCCACAGGCCAGAAAGCTGCTGGATGTTTTTCATGCCGTTGCCGTCGAAATCGAGAAAACCACTGCAGAAATCCAGAAAAAAAATCTCAATCCGGGCTAA
- the tatB gene encoding twin-arginine translocase subunit TatB, producing the protein MFGIGMPELLLILAIALIVVGPKKLPELARALGKGINEFRRATNELKDSLEVDSAISEVKETISEAKAQMADVKIPPEPSSKAEDSAETGDTLENDNTETDSPASAAPEKPSHGRE; encoded by the coding sequence ATGTTCGGAATAGGGATGCCAGAACTTCTTTTGATTCTGGCTATCGCCTTGATTGTGGTCGGGCCCAAGAAGCTGCCCGAGTTGGCTCGCGCCCTGGGCAAAGGCATCAACGAATTCAGGCGAGCCACAAATGAACTCAAAGACAGTTTAGAGGTGGACAGCGCCATTTCCGAGGTCAAAGAGACCATAAGCGAGGCCAAGGCACAAATGGCAGACGTCAAGATCCCTCCTGAACCTTCCAGCAAGGCAGAGGACAGCGCGGAAACCGGCGACACCCTGGAAAACGACAATACAGAAACCGATTCGCCCGCCTCTGCAGCTCCTGAGAAACCGTCCCATGGCAGAGAATGA
- the tatC gene encoding twin-arginine translocase subunit TatC gives MAENETLDDKMPFTEHLEELRQRLIVCFVAIGVGFVICYFFAKQLFAILMRPLIQVMPAGDKLIFTALPEAFFTYLKVAFLAGVGLATPVIIYEFWRFIAPGLYQKERRALLPIVLFSTFFFVGGALFGYFVVFPFGFKFFIGFASENIKALPSIREYLSFAAKLLFAFGLIFELPLFTFFLARLGLVDAKLLRSKQKYAILIIFVVAAILTPPDVVTQIMMSGPLILLYELSIWIARIFGKKSPAAEEKEEPAA, from the coding sequence ATGGCAGAGAATGAGACTCTCGATGACAAGATGCCTTTCACCGAGCATCTCGAGGAACTGCGACAGCGCCTTATTGTGTGCTTCGTGGCCATCGGTGTTGGTTTTGTAATCTGTTACTTTTTTGCCAAGCAGCTCTTTGCCATCCTCATGCGGCCCCTCATCCAGGTCATGCCTGCGGGTGACAAGCTCATCTTTACTGCTCTTCCTGAAGCATTTTTTACTTATCTCAAGGTGGCATTTCTGGCAGGGGTTGGTCTTGCTACCCCGGTAATCATTTACGAATTCTGGCGTTTCATCGCCCCGGGTCTCTATCAGAAAGAACGACGGGCCCTCCTGCCAATCGTGCTTTTTTCTACTTTCTTTTTTGTAGGAGGGGCGCTTTTCGGCTATTTCGTGGTGTTTCCTTTCGGATTCAAATTCTTCATCGGTTTTGCCAGCGAAAACATCAAGGCGCTGCCGAGCATTCGAGAATATCTCAGCTTTGCGGCCAAACTACTTTTTGCTTTTGGTCTAATTTTCGAACTGCCGCTATTCACCTTCTTTCTAGCAAGGCTGGGCCTGGTAGATGCGAAGCTGCTGAGAAGCAAACAGAAGTATGCCATTCTCATTATTTTTGTAGTCGCAGCAATCCTCACTCCACCTGATGTGGTCACCCAGATAATGATGTCAGGTCCTCTCATCCTGCTTTACGAATTAAGCATATGGATTGCCAGGATATTTGGCAAGAAATCACCTGCGGCTGAAGAAAAGGAAGAACCTGCTGCTTGA
- a CDS encoding cytochrome c3 family protein: MGRKTLIVLAIAAFLSGAVFLSLSGAADAPKVPDVISLKSTLWTTHTKSAVEFHHKNHIEKYKIACTECHHHYEGGKNVWKEGDPVKKCQDCHNEPTVKGEMKLPPDKKKLNLKLAFHNNCIGCHKKLKKEDRKKYAKIPTTCAKCHPKKK; the protein is encoded by the coding sequence ATGGGTCGAAAAACTCTGATAGTACTCGCGATTGCGGCTTTTCTGAGCGGTGCGGTGTTTTTGAGCTTGAGCGGTGCAGCAGACGCTCCCAAAGTGCCTGATGTGATCAGCCTGAAGTCAACCCTGTGGACGACTCACACCAAGAGTGCCGTGGAATTCCACCATAAAAACCACATTGAAAAGTACAAGATTGCCTGTACCGAATGTCATCACCACTATGAGGGCGGCAAGAATGTCTGGAAAGAGGGGGATCCTGTCAAGAAATGCCAGGATTGTCACAACGAGCCCACCGTGAAAGGCGAGATGAAGCTGCCGCCGGACAAGAAAAAGCTCAATCTAAAACTTGCCTTCCACAACAATTGCATTGGCTGTCACAAGAAGCTGAAGAAAGAAGACCGGAAAAAGTACGCCAAAATTCCGACAACTTGTGCCAAATGTCATCCAAAGAAAAAGTAA
- a CDS encoding 4Fe-4S binding protein — MWQITVDKEKCVGDGECVDVCPVDVYDLVEGKAEPERADECLGCESCVEVCPVEAITVEEV; from the coding sequence ATGTGGCAGATTACTGTGGATAAGGAAAAATGTGTCGGTGACGGCGAGTGCGTTGATGTCTGTCCTGTTGACGTCTACGATCTGGTGGAAGGTAAGGCAGAGCCAGAGAGGGCCGATGAATGCCTCGGTTGCGAAAGCTGTGTTGAAGTCTGCCCGGTGGAAGCCATCACTGTAGAAGAAGTCTGA
- a CDS encoding 4Fe-4S binding protein, with protein sequence MWEVTVDKDKCTGCEECVEVCPVDVYEIEDGKSEPVNAEECLGCESCVEVCEAGAITVEEV encoded by the coding sequence ATGTGGGAAGTAACTGTGGATAAGGACAAGTGTACAGGCTGTGAGGAATGCGTAGAGGTCTGCCCAGTGGATGTCTACGAAATAGAGGACGGCAAGTCCGAACCAGTGAATGCCGAGGAGTGCCTGGGTTGCGAGAGTTGTGTCGAGGTCTGCGAGGCAGGTGCGATTACAGTGGAAGAAGTCTAG